In one window of Myxocyprinus asiaticus isolate MX2 ecotype Aquarium Trade chromosome 43, UBuf_Myxa_2, whole genome shotgun sequence DNA:
- the LOC127433347 gene encoding uncharacterized protein LOC127433347, translating into MDAQSESCEPPPCDPQPSGKIRKAFKLFGKRKPGSSVTSIFSMRGKGDGGPKSPPLRSKTLEELNEPTAPEAEAEQVDLDQEEESQQQDAPLEEFMSGNMNSETTPMRQSISSLTSAKSLSFLNMLRKGRRGVAGEWQTQTESQRPGRQRKGLKGLFSSVRWRGKEKEGEEEAEPGPPLLASRSNSVEIIKESVPLTPGPASRSVEEQQQEEKKQLPTPQEGPTSSEDSAKVSEATKPPTNERLSTLLGDISSILSFDSLMACGDIVADVEAEWVKASTRMEGSTTLMMNDTEKDKTSSSPIPTRSNPIPSPTSTLSPNASSKPSPTSATKPIPSPTTSKPIPSFLTKPAVSPTSSPVTKTSPSMPSAPITLTSTSSPLAKPTPIPSAMTIIQPTSTPIPTPITQATPTSTSTPIIQPSPNPTPVSVAQSAQGPILIPTSKPTISPVKPARSPKSSPEIKPATIPPSSPTATPVPKSISSSTHTPVSVSTTFSEILTPPVTPKPAVVTKTEPTPTPVTKPTQAPTPVTKSTPSIANESKHATSTFATKYTPFPPPFGKSTPAPAPTPRPKLITTFGLSTSRNTAPITKPETKQPTGQATKSSQSTTQTEKNGTTSRKASITEPPAPIAKTPYAVSPPVVFFTSHNPVLKSPPCTAPPPILSRKVEEEDARQEGADTRDSVAAQSLTRAVKKGQAVKPTSLSKIPVSGGGRPTKQQHREAQPNGDEDHSNIPTPVHEEDSPFSLSRESSSKEALSDFSTESGTVTPTLSHIQEDIMDGKLGQQASAHPTAGSTILARESKIPIKHGSTATYHSVQGRAEAARSKIPVSKMPVRRTSNKPAPTATAAVTRK; encoded by the coding sequence ATGGATGCACAGTCTGAAAGCTGTGAACCGCCACCATGTGATCCCCAGCCTTCAGGTAAAATCAGGAAAGCCTTCAAGCTCTTTGGCAAGCGAAAGCCAGGCAGCAGTGTCACCAGTATCTTCTCCATGCGTGGGAAAGGAGATGGAGGGCCTAAATCACCGCCATTAAGGAGCAAAACTCTGGAAGAATTAAATGAGCCTACCGCCCCCGAAGCAGAGGCAGAGCAAGTGGATCTTGACCAAGAGGAGGAGAGTCAACAGCAGGATGCCCCATTGGAGGAGTTCATGAGCGGGAACATGAATTCAGAAACCACCCCAATGAGGCAGTCCATTTCCTCCCTAACATCTGCTAAGTCCTTGAGCTTCCTTAATATGCTTCGCAAAGGCAGACGAGGAGTAGCGGGAGAATGGCAGACTCAGACCGAGTCTCAGAGGCCCGGGCGACAACGCAAAGGcttaaaaggattgtttagtagTGTACGCTGGCGTGGTAAAGAGAAGGAGGGCGAAGAGGAGGCTGAACCTGGCCCTCCCCTCCTTGCTTCCCGCTCCAACAGTGTTGAGATTATAAAGGAGAGTGTACCATTGACACCTGGGCCAGCATCTCGTTCTGTGGAGGAGCAACAGCAGGAGGAAAAGAAACAGCTTCCTACTCCACAAGAGGGCCCTACATCATCTGAGGACTCTGCAAAGGTGAGCGAAGCAACAAAACCACCAACAAATGAACGCTTGAGCACGCTGCTTGGAGATATCTCATCAATTTTGAGTTTTGATTCACTGATGGCATGTGGAGATATTGTAGCAGATGTTGAGGCAGAATGGGTCAAAGCCAGCACTCGAATGGAGGGATCAACTACACTGATGATGAATGATACTGAAAAGGATAAGACTTCATCTTCTCCAATTCCCACCAGATCAAATCCCATCCCATCTCCTACATCAACTCTCAGCCCCAATGCCTCCTCCAAACCTTCACCTACTTCAGCAACAAAACCCATCCCTTCACCTACCACCAGTAAACCCATCCCCAGCTTTTTGACAAAACCTGCAGTTTCCCCAACATCCTCTCCAGTGACCAAAACGTCCCCATCCATGCCATCTGCCCCTATTACCCTTACCTCAACATCCAGCCCTCTCGCTAAACCTACCCCAATCCCATCAGCTATGACCATTATCCAGCCTACCTCAACTCCAATACCAACCCCAATAACTCAAGCTACCCCAACTTCAACATCTACCCCGATTATTCAGCCTTCCCCAAACCCTACACCTGTGTCTGTTGCACAGTCTGCCCAGGGCCCTATATTGATCCCTACATCTAAACCCACCATTTCCCCAGTTAAACCTGCCCGGTCTCCTAAATCTAGCCCTGAAATCAAACCTGCCACAATACCACCATCTAGCCCCACAGCAACCCCCGTGCCCAAATCTATATCATCCTCTACACACACTCCTGTCTCTGTCTCTACCACTTTTTCTGAAATCTTGACCCCACCAGTGACCCCTAAACCTGCTGTTGTCACAAAAACAGAACCTACTCCAACCCCTGTGACTAAACCCACCCAAGCCCCAACCCCTGTTACAAAATCCACTCCAAGCATTGCAAATGAATCTAAACATGCTACTTCTACCTTTGCAACCAAATATACCCCTTTCCCACCACCATTTGGTAAGTCTACCCCAGCTCCTGCACCAACACCAAGACCAAAACTTATAACAACGTTTGGATTATCGACAAGTCGGAACACAGCTCCTATCACCAAACCTGAGACAAAGCAGCCCACAGGACAAGCTACAAAATCTAGCCAATCCACCACCCAAACTGAAAAAAATGGCACAACATCGAGAAAAGCCTCAATCACTGAACCGCCTGCCCCCATTGCTAAAACACCTTATGCTGTTAGCCCTCCAGTGGTTTTCTTTACATCCCACAATCCTGTTCTCAAGTCTCCTCCATGTACTGCTCCACCTCCCATTTTATCAAGAAAAGTGGAAGAAGAAGATGCTAGACAAGAAGGAGCTGACACTAGAGACTCTGTGGCTGCTCAGAGCCTCACCAGGGCAGTGAAAAAGGGCCAAGCAGTGAAGCCCACATCTCTGAGTAAGATCCCTGTGAGCGGTGGAGGCAGACCTACAAAGCAGCAACATCGAGAGGCCCAGCCTAATGGAGATGAAGACCATTCAAATATACCAACACCGGTGCATGAAGAGGATAGTCCATTCTCTCTCTCACGTGAAAGCAGCAGCAAGGAAGCCCTCAGTGATTTCTCCACAGAATCAGGGACTGTCACCCCAACCCTCTCCCACATCCAAGAGGACATTATGGATGGCAAACTTGGTCAGCAGGCATCTGCACATCCTACAGCTGGTTCCACAATCTTAGCCCGGGAGTCCAAGATCCCAATCAAACATGGCTCCACTGCAACCTACCATTCAGTGCAGGGAAGGGCAGAGGCTGCACGCTCCAAAATACCCGTGTCCAAAATGCCCGTCCGCCGGACAAGCAATAAGCCTGCACCCACAGCTACAGCTGCCGTCACCCGAAAATAA
- the LOC127433349 gene encoding palmitoyltransferase ZDHHC20-A isoform X1, with protein MAPSHAVRCCQRGLSWIPVIFINLVVCWSYYAYVVELCIYTIPNTEEQVIYLIVFHICFFMFIWSYWKTIISKPANPSKEFCLPKTEKELYEKEERPEAQQEILKKVARKLPIYTRTGSGAIRYCDRCQLIKPDRCHHCSTCDKCVLKMDHHCPWVNNCVGFSNYKFFVLFLAFSMLYCIFIAATVLQYFIKFWTLCRRRAIEHCPENQLPDTHAKFHVLFLFFVAAMFFISILSLFSYHLWLVGKNRTTIEAFRAPVFRNGPDKNGFTLGFRKNITQVFGDQKKYWCLPVYTSLGDGYTFPTRLVNVDTEQGNVEHQTIKCTVDGQTNARPLSESQNHLIGNDVHSEEQKDGSPANSEGCHTVSVTMEN; from the exons ATGGCGCCCTCTCATGCGGTAAGATGCTGTCAACGGGGCTTATCCTGGATACCTGTGATTTTCATCAACCTGGTCGTGTGCTGGTCCTACTACGCCTACGTGGTGGAGCTCTGTATAT ATACAATCCCTAACACCGAGGAGCAAG TTATTTATCTCATAGTGTTTCACATCTGCTTCTTCATGTTCATATGGTCCTACTGGAAGACCATCATTTCCAAGCCAGCCAACCCCTCGAAAGAG TTCTGTCTTCCTAAGACAGAGAAAGAGCTGTATGAGAAAGAAGAGAGACCAGAAGCCCAGCAGGAAATCCTGAAGAAAGTGGCAAGAAAATTGCCCATATACACACGCACAGGATCTGGGG CTATCCGTTACTGTGACCGTTGTCAGCTGATCAAACCAGACAGATGTCATCACTGCTCCACTTGCGACAA GTGTGTCCTGAAAATGGATCACCACTGTCCCTG gGTTAATAACTGTGTTGGATTCTCAAACTACAAGTTCTTTGTGCTATTCCTGGCATTCTCTATGCTGTACTGCATCTTCATTGCCGCTACCGTTTTGCAGTACTTCATCAAGTTCTGGACA CTTTGCAGACGGAGGGCTATAGAGCATTGCCCGGAG AATCAGCTGCCGGACACTCATGCAAAGTTCCACGTATTGTTCCTCTTCTTTGTGGCGGCCATGTTCTTCATCAGCATCCTGTCACTCTTCAGCTACCACTTATGGCTAGTGGGAAAAAACAGAACCACTATAG AGGCTTTCAGGGCGCCGGTGTTCAGAAATGGCCCAGATAAAAATGGTTTCACCCTGGGCTTTCGCAAAAATATCACCCAGGTGTTTGGAGACCAGAAGAAGTACTGGTGCTTACCTGTTTACACCAG TTTGGGAGATGGATACACATTCCCTACCCGCCTAGTTAACGTTGACACAGAGCAAGGCAATGTTGAACACCAGACCATTAAATG CACAGTTGATGGACAGACAAATGCCAGACCTCTAAGTGAGTCACAGAATCATCTCATAGGCAACGATGTGCACTCTGAGGAACAGAAAGATGGAAGCCCTGCAAACAGCG AGGGATGTCACACTGTTTCTGTTACCATGGAGAATTAG
- the LOC127433349 gene encoding palmitoyltransferase ZDHHC20-A isoform X2, with the protein MAPSHAVRCCQRGLSWIPVIFINLVVCWSYYAYVVELCIYTIPNTEEQVIYLIVFHICFFMFIWSYWKTIISKPANPSKEFCLPKTEKELYEKEERPEAQQEILKKVARKLPIYTRTGSGAIRYCDRCQLIKPDRCHHCSTCDKCVLKMDHHCPWVNNCVGFSNYKFFVLFLAFSMLYCIFIAATVLQYFIKFWTNQLPDTHAKFHVLFLFFVAAMFFISILSLFSYHLWLVGKNRTTIEAFRAPVFRNGPDKNGFTLGFRKNITQVFGDQKKYWCLPVYTSLGDGYTFPTRLVNVDTEQGNVEHQTIKCTVDGQTNARPLSESQNHLIGNDVHSEEQKDGSPANSEGCHTVSVTMEN; encoded by the exons ATGGCGCCCTCTCATGCGGTAAGATGCTGTCAACGGGGCTTATCCTGGATACCTGTGATTTTCATCAACCTGGTCGTGTGCTGGTCCTACTACGCCTACGTGGTGGAGCTCTGTATAT ATACAATCCCTAACACCGAGGAGCAAG TTATTTATCTCATAGTGTTTCACATCTGCTTCTTCATGTTCATATGGTCCTACTGGAAGACCATCATTTCCAAGCCAGCCAACCCCTCGAAAGAG TTCTGTCTTCCTAAGACAGAGAAAGAGCTGTATGAGAAAGAAGAGAGACCAGAAGCCCAGCAGGAAATCCTGAAGAAAGTGGCAAGAAAATTGCCCATATACACACGCACAGGATCTGGGG CTATCCGTTACTGTGACCGTTGTCAGCTGATCAAACCAGACAGATGTCATCACTGCTCCACTTGCGACAA GTGTGTCCTGAAAATGGATCACCACTGTCCCTG gGTTAATAACTGTGTTGGATTCTCAAACTACAAGTTCTTTGTGCTATTCCTGGCATTCTCTATGCTGTACTGCATCTTCATTGCCGCTACCGTTTTGCAGTACTTCATCAAGTTCTGGACA AATCAGCTGCCGGACACTCATGCAAAGTTCCACGTATTGTTCCTCTTCTTTGTGGCGGCCATGTTCTTCATCAGCATCCTGTCACTCTTCAGCTACCACTTATGGCTAGTGGGAAAAAACAGAACCACTATAG AGGCTTTCAGGGCGCCGGTGTTCAGAAATGGCCCAGATAAAAATGGTTTCACCCTGGGCTTTCGCAAAAATATCACCCAGGTGTTTGGAGACCAGAAGAAGTACTGGTGCTTACCTGTTTACACCAG TTTGGGAGATGGATACACATTCCCTACCCGCCTAGTTAACGTTGACACAGAGCAAGGCAATGTTGAACACCAGACCATTAAATG CACAGTTGATGGACAGACAAATGCCAGACCTCTAAGTGAGTCACAGAATCATCTCATAGGCAACGATGTGCACTCTGAGGAACAGAAAGATGGAAGCCCTGCAAACAGCG AGGGATGTCACACTGTTTCTGTTACCATGGAGAATTAG